Proteins encoded by one window of Hyphomicrobium nitrativorans NL23:
- the ubiB gene encoding 2-polyprenylphenol 6-hydroxylase codes for MANAFTNLWRLSRAGIVLAQHGVRFVPKGQPVPLALRLARLAALPVALVAAPFNIGKPKERRISSALAALGPSYIKLGQFLATRQDVIGPELASDLAHLQDKMPPFSMKEARRAVEEALGGKLEDHFVEFGPPVAAASIAQVHKAKIRDKDGRLRDVAVKILRPDVEKRFRRDLDSYFFAAGLIERFHAPSRRLKPVAVVKNLARTTELEMDLRLEGAAISEMAENIDANAHFRVPSVDWNRTARRVLVTDWIDGIPISDHARLAAQGHDLKALGLVVLRSFLTHAMGDGFFHADMHQGNLFVDAAGNVVAVDFGIMGRLGHKERRFLAEILHGLITRDYTRAAEVHFWAGYVPPHHPVEVFAQALRAIGEPIHGRTADEISMADLLGQLFAYTEVFDMQTRPELILLQKSMVIVEGVARSLDPSLNMWVAAEPVAKDWVEANTGPRGAMRKAGEGALTLGRVLADVPDVLAHAERAASGFAEMARGGVRLDAETIEGIAERTARKERTGRFALWIIAASLAALTAKYVGLI; via the coding sequence ATGGCAAACGCTTTCACCAATCTGTGGCGGCTTTCGCGCGCGGGGATCGTGCTCGCGCAGCACGGGGTCCGCTTTGTGCCGAAGGGCCAGCCGGTGCCGCTGGCGCTCCGCCTCGCGCGGCTCGCGGCGCTGCCCGTCGCGCTCGTCGCCGCCCCGTTCAACATCGGCAAGCCCAAGGAGCGGCGCATCTCAAGCGCGCTCGCGGCGCTCGGGCCGTCCTACATCAAGCTCGGGCAGTTTCTCGCGACGCGGCAAGATGTGATCGGGCCAGAGCTTGCGAGCGATCTCGCCCACCTCCAGGACAAGATGCCGCCCTTCAGCATGAAGGAGGCGCGTCGCGCCGTCGAAGAGGCGCTCGGCGGCAAGCTCGAAGATCATTTCGTGGAGTTCGGGCCGCCCGTCGCGGCGGCTTCCATCGCGCAGGTGCACAAGGCCAAGATCCGCGACAAAGACGGGCGGTTGCGCGACGTGGCCGTGAAGATCCTGCGGCCGGACGTGGAGAAGCGCTTCCGCCGCGACCTCGACAGCTATTTCTTCGCCGCGGGCCTGATCGAGCGCTTCCATGCGCCGTCCCGGCGGCTGAAGCCGGTCGCGGTGGTGAAGAACCTCGCGCGCACGACCGAGCTCGAAATGGATCTGAGGCTCGAAGGGGCCGCGATCTCGGAGATGGCGGAGAACATCGACGCCAACGCGCACTTCCGCGTGCCCTCCGTCGACTGGAACCGCACGGCGCGGCGCGTGCTGGTGACGGACTGGATCGACGGTATACCGATCTCCGATCACGCACGGCTCGCGGCGCAAGGTCACGATCTCAAGGCGCTCGGCCTCGTCGTGCTCCGGAGCTTCCTGACACATGCGATGGGCGACGGCTTTTTTCACGCCGACATGCATCAAGGGAACCTGTTCGTGGACGCGGCGGGGAACGTCGTCGCGGTGGACTTCGGCATCATGGGGCGGCTCGGCCATAAAGAGCGCCGGTTCCTCGCCGAGATCCTGCACGGGCTCATTACCCGCGACTACACGCGCGCGGCGGAAGTGCATTTCTGGGCAGGCTACGTGCCGCCGCATCATCCCGTCGAGGTTTTCGCGCAGGCGCTGCGCGCGATCGGCGAGCCGATCCACGGGCGCACGGCCGACGAGATCTCGATGGCGGATCTGCTCGGCCAGCTCTTCGCCTACACCGAAGTTTTCGACATGCAGACGCGGCCGGAGCTGATCCTGCTGCAGAAGAGCATGGTGATCGTGGAAGGCGTGGCGCGCAGTCTCGATCCGTCGCTCAACATGTGGGTGGCGGCGGAGCCTGTCGCGAAGGACTGGGTTGAAGCGAACACCGGACCACGCGGCGCGATGCGCAAGGCGGGCGAGGGTGCGCTGACGCTCGGGCGCGTGCTCGCGGATGTGCCGGATGTGCTTGCGCACGCGGAGCGCGCGGCTTCGGGCTTTGCAGAGATGGCGCGGGGCGGCGTGCGGCTCGACGCGGAGACCATCGAGGGGATCGCTGAGAGAACCGCGCGCAAGGAACGGACGGGGCGCTTTGCGCTGTGGATCATTGCGGCAAGCCTTGCGGCGCTGACGGCAAAGTACGTCGGGCTGATTTAA
- a CDS encoding DUF2147 domain-containing protein, giving the protein MPFERKGLRAAAIAAAVLVTSPALAADAPLGVWVNDTGRGAIEIKQCGDKLCGHVVWVKDTADVEGCGRQIIGDVTSSGGGVWGDGWIYSPERKRNYNVELTPQKDGTLKVKGFAGVSFLSRTMVWTKAPADLVRCGTEQIEAAVPPPQSDGPGPCRSRRPAHRDAATRGRSGRTGQASHSRAGSRTSACRWAGHRRPRRSGPRRCGSQRPCGRVRRRLHAQGRQVQGRHPMGETRLRLRREISARRSSRC; this is encoded by the coding sequence ATGCCGTTCGAGAGAAAAGGCCTCCGCGCCGCCGCGATCGCAGCGGCCGTCCTCGTGACCTCCCCCGCGCTCGCTGCCGATGCGCCGCTCGGCGTCTGGGTGAACGATACCGGCCGCGGCGCCATCGAAATCAAGCAATGCGGCGACAAGCTTTGCGGCCACGTCGTCTGGGTCAAGGACACGGCGGATGTGGAAGGCTGCGGCCGCCAGATCATCGGCGACGTCACCAGTTCCGGCGGCGGCGTCTGGGGCGACGGCTGGATCTACAGCCCCGAGCGCAAGCGCAATTACAACGTCGAGCTGACCCCGCAGAAAGACGGCACGCTCAAAGTCAAAGGGTTTGCCGGCGTGAGCTTCCTCTCGCGCACCATGGTCTGGACCAAGGCGCCCGCGGATCTCGTGCGCTGCGGCACCGAGCAGATCGAGGCGGCCGTGCCGCCGCCCCAAAGCGACGGACCCGGCCCCTGCCGCTCGCGCCGCCCCGCCCACCGGGACGCCGCCACCCGCGGCCGCTCCGGCAGGACCGGGCAAGCAAGCCATTCCCGCGCCGGAAGCCGCACCTCCGCCTGCCGATGGGCCGGACATCGCCGCCCGCGAAGAAGCGGACCGCGACGGTGCGGATCTCAGCGCCCTTGCGGAAGAGTTCGGCGACGTCTTCACGCGCAAGGACGGCAAGTGCAAGGTCGACACCCCATGGGTGAAACTCGACTTCGATTGCGGCGAGAGATAAGCGCGCGACGGTCTTCGCGGTGTTGA
- a CDS encoding ABC transporter ATP-binding protein: MLDNEAHIPVLRLVELRRTFRQGTREISVLSGASVDVWPGQCVALVGPSGAGKSTLLHVAGLLETPDSGQVIVAGRDCATLDDHARTRIRRTDMGFIYQFHQLLPEFSALENVAIPQMLMGRSRREGEDRARKLLTSLGLAERLHHRPAELSGGEQQRTAICRALANRPRLILADEPTGNLDPKTSELVFHELLTLFRSEGVAALIATHNLDLASRMDRVVVLDGGHLVEISPQAV; the protein is encoded by the coding sequence GTGCTGGACAACGAGGCGCACATTCCCGTTCTGAGGCTCGTCGAGCTGCGCCGCACGTTCCGGCAAGGAACGCGTGAGATCAGCGTGCTTTCGGGCGCCTCCGTCGACGTTTGGCCGGGGCAGTGCGTCGCCCTTGTCGGGCCGTCGGGCGCAGGAAAGTCGACGCTGCTTCACGTTGCGGGCCTGCTGGAGACGCCCGACTCAGGGCAGGTCATCGTCGCAGGCCGCGATTGCGCTACCCTCGACGACCATGCCCGCACGCGCATTCGCCGCACCGACATGGGCTTCATCTATCAGTTCCACCAGCTTCTGCCGGAGTTCTCGGCGCTGGAGAATGTCGCCATCCCGCAAATGCTCATGGGGCGGTCACGGCGCGAGGGCGAAGATCGCGCGCGCAAGCTGTTGACGTCGCTGGGCCTTGCCGAGCGTCTCCACCACCGCCCGGCCGAGCTCTCGGGCGGCGAGCAGCAGCGCACGGCGATCTGCCGCGCCTTGGCCAACCGGCCGCGCCTTATCCTCGCGGACGAGCCAACCGGAAATCTCGATCCGAAAACCTCGGAACTCGTGTTCCATGAACTGCTTACGCTGTTCCGGAGCGAGGGCGTGGCGGCCCTGATCGCAACCCATAATCTCGATCTTGCGAGCCGGATGGACCGCGTTGTGGTGCTGGACGGCGGCCATCTGGTCGAAATTTCGCCGCAGGCCGTGTAA
- a CDS encoding lipoprotein-releasing ABC transporter permease subunit has translation MAASVDTKPFAPFEWLLASRYLRARRKEGFISVTAVVSFLGIMLGVATLIIVMAVMNGFRKDLFAKILGLNGHIVVYKVGAPFDDYLSMAEIVARAQGVERAIPLIEGQVMVSSPVQALGAAVRGIAENDLKSLPLVADNIRYGTLDGFDNSGGIAVGIRLANMLRLNEGDMITIISPRGAATPFGTAPRSKSYPITAIFELGMAEYDKTMMFLPLEEAQRYFSKVGEVDILEVIVSDPEAVDAASAAIRAEAGQTINVTDWRQRNETFFTVLEVERNVMFIILSLIVLVAALNIISGMMMLVKEKGRDIAILRTMGATKGAVMRVFLITGASIGIVGTLAGLVLGVVFCMHIEEIRQFVTWIAGTKVFDPNVYYLTRLPAEINPVETGSIVAMALALSVLATLYPSWRASRLDPVEALRYE, from the coding sequence ATGGCAGCGTCGGTCGACACGAAGCCTTTTGCGCCGTTCGAGTGGCTGCTCGCCTCCCGCTATCTGCGCGCGCGGCGCAAGGAAGGCTTCATCTCCGTCACCGCCGTCGTGTCGTTTCTCGGCATTATGCTGGGCGTCGCGACGCTCATCATCGTCATGGCGGTGATGAACGGCTTCCGCAAGGATCTCTTCGCCAAGATCCTCGGTCTCAACGGCCACATCGTCGTCTACAAGGTCGGTGCGCCGTTCGATGATTATCTGTCCATGGCCGAGATCGTGGCGCGCGCTCAAGGGGTAGAGCGGGCCATCCCGCTCATCGAAGGCCAGGTCATGGTCTCCTCGCCCGTGCAAGCGCTGGGCGCGGCCGTGCGCGGCATCGCCGAGAACGATCTCAAGTCGCTGCCGCTCGTGGCCGACAACATCCGTTACGGCACGCTAGACGGCTTCGACAATTCGGGCGGCATCGCGGTCGGGATACGGCTCGCAAACATGCTGCGTCTCAACGAAGGCGACATGATCACCATCATCTCGCCGCGCGGCGCCGCCACGCCCTTCGGAACCGCACCACGCTCGAAATCCTATCCCATCACCGCGATCTTCGAACTCGGCATGGCCGAGTACGACAAGACGATGATGTTCCTGCCCCTGGAAGAGGCGCAACGCTACTTCTCGAAGGTGGGCGAGGTGGACATCCTGGAGGTGATCGTCTCCGATCCGGAAGCGGTGGATGCCGCTTCCGCGGCCATACGTGCGGAAGCGGGCCAAACCATCAACGTGACCGATTGGCGACAACGCAACGAGACGTTCTTCACGGTGCTCGAAGTCGAACGGAACGTGATGTTCATCATCCTGTCGCTGATCGTGCTCGTGGCGGCATTGAACATCATCTCCGGCATGATGATGCTCGTGAAGGAAAAGGGCCGCGACATCGCGATACTGCGAACCATGGGCGCCACGAAAGGCGCGGTGATGCGCGTGTTCCTGATCACGGGCGCATCGATCGGCATTGTCGGAACGCTCGCGGGCCTCGTGCTCGGCGTGGTGTTTTGCATGCACATCGAGGAGATCCGCCAGTTCGTGACTTGGATCGCCGGCACCAAGGTTTTCGACCCGAACGTCTACTACCTCACGCGCCTGCCCGCCGAAATCAATCCGGTGGAGACCGGCTCCATCGTGGCCATGGCGCTCGCGCTTTCGGTGCTGGCCACGCTCTATCCCTCCTGGCGCGCGTCGCGGCTCGATCCCGTCGAAGCGCTGCGCTACGAATAG